In Bos taurus isolate L1 Dominette 01449 registration number 42190680 breed Hereford chromosome 11, ARS-UCD2.0, whole genome shotgun sequence, one DNA window encodes the following:
- the SH2D6 gene encoding SH2 domain-containing protein 6 isoform X7, whose product MEKLSWRKARSGPPLPPPRCANSQAWRKDEPCPSPLSVPGTWRHRVSPAAEPELVGGRRQWLPPLLLYPFCPSCAQHSFLEAPEEEEEEEDKYELPPCEALLRHLTPAHLSGTEEDSLYLDHSAPLGPPTSPLPPPQPQPEMVHSLPARPTPAHHFPPKAAPSPLEALKQSWPFGRQELGEPARAVPGPLKEPDEDIYVECEPSPVPAFTQTLSSPVLTAPVPLPRISMGPRPTITPQEAQNGASKATSEGEYGHYQYGSMHSRGALPSHSPAGHRLSPSPPAPCLVEGVPAALTPAENRSERTRPGHFPGSAPNREAPSLYLNITPQLEVTRGLAERRTSLSSVAATQNTSGAQVRRGCK is encoded by the exons ATG GAGAAGCTCAGCTGGAGAAAGGCCAG GTCGGGGCCACCGCTTCCACCTCCAAGATGTGCAA ACTCCCAAGCTTGGAGAAAAGATGAACCCTGCCCATCTCCTCTGTCTGTCCCAGGGACCTGGAGACACAGGGTAAGTCCAGCTGCTGAGCCAGAGCTggtgggtgggaggaggcagTGGCTACCGCCACTGCTCCTGTATCCCTTCTGTCCTTCCTGTGCTCAGCATTCCTTCCTGGAAgccccagaggaggaggaagaggaggaggataaATATGAGCTGCCCCCCTGTGAGGCTCTACTCCGCCACCTCACCCCTGCCCACCTTTCTGGCACTGAGGAGGACTCTTTGTACTTGG ATCACTCTGCTCCCCTGGGCCCTCCCACAtcaccactgccaccaccacaGCCCCAGCCGGAGATGGTACACAGCCTCCCTGCCCGCCCCACCCCAGCGCACCATTTTCCA CCCAAGGCAGCGCCGAGCCCACTGGAGGCCCTGAAGCAGAGCTGGCCCTTTGGAAGGCAAG AGCTGGGTGAACCGGCCCGAGCG GTGCCAGGCCCTTTGAAGGAGCCCGATGAGGACATCTATGTGGAGTGTGAGCCCAGTCCAG TCCCAGCCTTTACTCAGACTCTGAGTTCCCCAGTCCTGACGGCCCCAGTCCCTCTACCAAGGATATCCATGGGGCCCAG GCCCACCATAACCCCCCAAGAAGCTCAGAAT GGAGCATCAAAGGCCACCTCTGAAGGTGAGTATGGGCATTACCAGTATGGATCCATGCACTCACGTGGGGCCCTCCCTAGCCACAGCCCTGCAGGCCACAGACTGTCTCCCAGCCCGCCTGCACCCTGCTTGGTTGAGGGGGTCCCTGCAGCTCTGACTCCAGCTGAGAACAGGTCTGAGAGGACCCGCCCTGGGCACTTTCCAGGGTCTGCACCAAATCGGGAAGCTCCCAGTCTGTACCTTAACATCACTCCTCAGTTGGAGGTCACGCGTGGCCTGGCCG AAAGGAGAACCTCTCTTTCTTCTGTAGCCGCCACCCAGAACACCTCAGGTGCCCAGGTGAGGAGGGGCTGCAAGTGA